The DNA region CTCGGGGTAGTCGATCTTGCCCTTGCTAAGATAGTCGGATTGGCTCTCCGGTAATAGACTATGGCAAAAAACTGGTATGTAGTGCATACGTATTCCGGCTTCGAAGAGAAGGTGAAGGTTTCCATTGAGGAGAAAGTCACCACCAAGGGCCTCGAAGAGAAGATCAGCAAGATTCTTATTCCTACGGAGCGAGTGATCGAGCTCAGGGGAGGCAAGAAAAAAGAGAGCGACCGGAAGTTCTATCCGGGGTACATTCTTGTTGAGATGGAGCTTGATGATGAAACATGGCATCTGGTTAAGGGCACTCCGCGGGTCACCGGTTTTGTCGGAGGCCAGAATCCTGTCCCGATTCCGATAGAAGAAGTTGAC from Nitrospirota bacterium includes:
- the nusG gene encoding transcription termination/antitermination protein NusG, with protein sequence MAKNWYVVHTYSGFEEKVKVSIEEKVTTKGLEEKISKILIPTERVIELRGGKKKESDRKFYPGYILVEMELDDETWHLVKGTPRVTGFVGGQNPVPIPIEEVDLIMQQVERGPVSQIKTQYQKGENLRIVDGPFSNFNGFVETVDMDHGRLTVMVSIFGRQTPVELNFFKVEKNQ